A genomic window from Silene latifolia isolate original U9 population chromosome Y, ASM4854445v1, whole genome shotgun sequence includes:
- the LOC141632150 gene encoding uncharacterized protein LOC141632150, translated as MVNEFGQSSYHTAQNIQTRSKKIGIARRRAPLCDHLRKFASHVSGPWAIAGDFNCVLSATERVGGNSPSAEIEPFRKCVADCGVIDIAATGSLFTWNNKQKPEERIYSRIDRFLVNKDWSDHLPDLYAHFMPEGLLDHTPCIVSSSKSAQGKRCFKYFNMWGGAKDFLPTVRRNWNRCIDGTHMFKLAKNLKNLKPLITAEYEASQELKELSIARDSYLAQKAK; from the exons ATGGTAAATGAATTTGGACAGTCCAGTTACCACACAGCCCAAAACATACAAACCCGGTCCAAAAAGATAGGCatagcccgccgcag GGCTCCTCTTTGCGATCATTTGAGGAAATTTGCTAGTCATGTTAGTGGTCCTTGGGCTATTGCAGGAGATTTTAACTGTGTTTTATCAGCTACTGAGAGGGTTGGTGGTAATTCGCCTTCTGCTGAGATTGAACCATTTAGAAAGTGTGTGGCAGATTGTGGTGTGATAGATATTGCTGCTACTGGTTCACTGTTTACATGGAATAACAAACAAAAACCTGAGGAGAGAATATATAGTAGGATTGATAGGTTCCTGGTTAATAAGGACTGGAGTGATCATCTGCCTGACTTGTATGCTCATTTTATGCCAGAGGGCTTGCTTGATCATACACCATGCATAGTAAGCAGTTCTAAAAGTGCCCAGGGGAAAAGATGCTTCAAATACTTCAACATGTGGGGTGGTGCAAAAGATTTCTTGCCTACTGTTAGAAGGAATTGGAATAGATGTATTGATGGTACACATATGTTTAAATTGGCCAAAAACTTGAAGAATTTGAAGCCT CTCATTACTGCAGAATATGAGGCATCTCAGGAGCTTAAGGAGTTAAGCATTGCTAGAGATAGTTACCTAGCACAAAAGGCTAAGTAG